The following coding sequences are from one Gammaproteobacteria bacterium window:
- a CDS encoding diguanylate cyclase produces the protein MRHLMIPSLVVFSCLIVLLIYFGMKAQSYEESKYNKAIAFVWKVKQHNTESNTIPIEYLVEYQKYNESLKQDRKKYQSIMLIASICFILLFACFMFIMSRNSVVLFREKARSKTALSSINDGVIVINESGLIEFINPAAEKLTEHKNEKVVGQPIEHVFNLVNEKTHQPVENSVRSCLRNSEVISEGEHTALVTSTNEPIAIKHSVAPILDHNQQLSGAVLVFEDVTISRRMARELEWAATHDSLTGLVNRREFGNRIVEALITAQLDKQNHALLYMDLDKFKAVNDAGGHAAGDALLIQVVKSIRSVLRSSDTFARLGGDEFAVLLTYCPLINSVQVANKIIKVVQELDFEWKDQGFNVGVSLGVTGIDQYSKSDSSVMSLADDACYIAKNDGRNCIRVIEIKKGVVRKRYTGEDVLKADFKLH, from the coding sequence ATGCGTCATCTTATGATTCCTTCGTTAGTTGTGTTTTCTTGTTTGATTGTATTGTTGATTTATTTTGGCATGAAAGCGCAATCGTACGAAGAGTCAAAATATAATAAAGCGATTGCCTTTGTCTGGAAAGTAAAGCAGCATAATACTGAAAGTAATACGATCCCCATTGAGTACTTGGTTGAGTACCAAAAATATAATGAATCACTAAAACAAGATAGAAAAAAGTATCAATCTATAATGTTGATAGCATCTATTTGTTTTATTTTACTGTTTGCCTGTTTTATGTTCATCATGAGTCGTAATTCAGTGGTGTTGTTTAGAGAAAAAGCAAGATCAAAGACGGCTCTATCATCCATTAATGACGGTGTTATCGTAATAAATGAAAGTGGCTTGATTGAGTTTATTAATCCGGCAGCAGAAAAGTTGACAGAACATAAAAATGAAAAAGTTGTCGGGCAGCCTATTGAGCACGTATTTAATCTGGTTAATGAAAAAACGCACCAACCGGTAGAAAATAGTGTCCGCTCTTGTTTACGTAACAGCGAAGTAATATCAGAGGGAGAGCATACCGCATTAGTGACATCAACCAATGAACCTATCGCAATTAAGCATTCAGTGGCTCCCATACTGGATCATAATCAGCAGCTTTCAGGTGCGGTGTTGGTGTTTGAAGATGTGACCATCAGTCGGCGTATGGCGCGTGAGTTGGAGTGGGCGGCGACGCATGATTCGTTGACAGGCTTGGTGAATCGTCGAGAATTTGGAAACCGCATTGTTGAGGCTTTGATTACCGCACAGCTGGATAAACAAAACCATGCATTGCTTTATATGGATCTGGATAAATTTAAAGCAGTGAATGATGCAGGGGGGCATGCGGCGGGTGATGCTTTATTAATTCAGGTGGTGAAAAGTATTCGCAGTGTTTTACGTTCAAGCGATACTTTTGCCCGTTTAGGGGGCGATGAGTTTGCTGTGTTATTGACTTACTGTCCATTAATCAACTCGGTACAGGTTGCGAATAAAATTATCAAAGTTGTTCAAGAGTTGGATTTTGAGTGGAAAGATCAGGGGTTTAATGTTGGGGTCAGTCTTGGTGTGACCGGTATTGATCAATATAGTAAAAGCGACTCTTCAGTGATGAGTCTGGCAGATGATGCTTGTTATATCGCTAAAAATGATGGGCGTAATTGCATACGTGTCATTGAAATTAAGAAAGGCGTTGTGCGCAAACGTTACACTGGCGAGGATGTATTAAAAGCAGACTTTAAACTACATTAG
- a CDS encoding diguanylate cyclase codes for MRFLIWPVVIGMVTLTLMLFLHSRVILNFIDVNMIVSDSLISLMGQNIQTLLTGLPSYYEGLAKDSLKSHSIIILSMIVFVVFFIYSLLALSRNTALLFQEKARSKTMLASIHDGLFVTDDKGVVEFINPAAERLLECEKSEVLGRPIEEVFKLVYSGTLTPVDNGVRRCLSGGESYSFKRGNTSIITSRQNQIDVEYEAAPIKGRNDRVTGVVMVFEDVTHRRRITRELEWAAAHDPLTGLLNRREFGNRIVDALVAVQMDKKNHTLLCMDLDRFKSVNDQGGHAAGDALLKRVVEEIKKVLRSGDVFSRLGGDEFAVLLMYCPMNKAIHLSHEIIDAVKALNFDWQGHVFKIGVSIGVVEVNKNSKNDSCALSLADEACYAAKEDGRNCVRAISPEGVMLK; via the coding sequence ATGCGATTTTTAATATGGCCTGTAGTTATTGGTATGGTGACTCTGACTCTGATGTTGTTTCTTCACTCCAGGGTGATATTGAACTTTATAGATGTCAATATGATTGTTTCCGATAGCCTTATTTCTTTAATGGGTCAAAATATACAGACACTATTAACTGGTTTGCCTTCGTATTACGAAGGGTTGGCAAAAGATTCGTTAAAAAGTCATAGTATAATCATCTTGTCGATGATTGTGTTTGTTGTTTTTTTTATTTATTCGTTACTGGCTTTAAGTCGAAATACAGCCTTGTTGTTTCAGGAAAAAGCACGTTCAAAAACGATGCTTGCATCCATTCATGATGGTCTGTTTGTGACTGATGATAAAGGGGTCGTTGAGTTTATTAATCCAGCGGCTGAACGGTTGCTTGAGTGTGAAAAAAGTGAGGTGCTGGGACGACCGATTGAAGAAGTATTCAAGCTGGTATATTCAGGCACACTCACGCCCGTTGATAACGGTGTGCGTCGTTGTTTAAGTGGTGGTGAGTCCTATTCTTTTAAAAGAGGTAACACATCAATAATAACATCCCGTCAAAACCAAATTGATGTTGAATATGAAGCGGCACCAATCAAAGGTCGCAATGATCGTGTGACGGGAGTGGTGATGGTGTTTGAAGATGTAACACATCGCAGGCGCATTACTCGTGAGCTTGAATGGGCCGCGGCACATGATCCATTAACTGGATTGCTTAATCGGCGGGAGTTTGGTAATCGTATTGTGGATGCATTAGTGGCGGTACAGATGGATAAAAAGAATCACACGTTGCTCTGTATGGATCTTGATAGGTTTAAATCAGTTAATGATCAAGGGGGGCATGCTGCAGGTGATGCGCTATTGAAGCGGGTTGTTGAGGAAATTAAAAAGGTGTTGCGCTCGGGCGATGTTTTTTCTCGATTGGGGGGGGATGAATTTGCGGTGTTACTCATGTATTGTCCTATGAATAAGGCGATACACTTGTCACATGAAATTATTGATGCGGTTAAAGCGCTTAATTTTGATTGGCAAGGGCATGTATTTAAAATTGGCGTGAGTATTGGGGTTGTCGAAGTCAATAAAAACAGTAAAAATGACTCTTGTGCATTGAGTTTGGCGGATGAGGCGTGTTACGCCGCAAAAGAAGATGGGAGAAACTGTGTCAGGGCTATTTCTCCAGAAGGTGTGATGCTGAAGTGA